The genomic DNA AACATCATTTTTACTCTCCTCTACTCTATTATTTTAATAACCATAGGTATAATTTATTTTGATAAACAGGAGTTATAAATTTTTAAAAATTTTCTGGAACAAGGAAGGGAGATAGCATCTCTATTATATTGTAATCCATTTTTTCACATATTTATGTATATCAAACTTTTTTTCTAAGCCTTTATCACTCATATACCTTATTTTCCCAAAAATTTTTCTTTCAGTCCAAGGTCTATCGTGGACTCCGAAACACCAAGATATTCCTGCGTATCCATTTGGATCTCTTCCATCAAGTTCGTATTTATCATTTAGATAGCAGGCTATATCAAAGGCTTTTTTGGGATGAACTGTCCATTCTATTAATTTTTTTGCCCAATACATCCTCATATAATTGTGCATCTTTCCCGTAATTAAAAGCTCTTTTTGGGCTGAATTCCAATATACATCATGGGTTTTTGCGTTTTCAAGTGTATCCATATCATAGATATAATCTCTTTTGTCTGATAAATGCTCTTCCAATGTTTTTTTAGCCCACTCTGGAATACCTTCATAATAGTTGTAAAATTGGTTATAATAACAAAAATTCCTTGCAAGCTCACGCCAAACTACAGCTTCATTATAAAAAGATTGGACATTTTCATCTTGAAAATCATAATGCTTTAATATCTCTACCATAATTTTTTGAGAGGAAATCTGACCAAAATGTAGATACGGGCTTAAATTTGATTGGTAATCCTTACTTGGGTCAGACCTAAAATCCTTATAGTAGCTTAATTTTCTTTCTATAAAATCCTTTAGCTTACTTTCAGCTTCGTCAGATCCACCTTTATAATATATTTCTACGGTAGGTATAGATTTATCTATATTCAAAATGTCAATATAGCTTTGCACTTCTTCAAAATTTAGACTTTCTAAATCAAGTTCTGTTTTTATTTTTGGTTCTAATTTTTGATAATCGTATAAAAATTCAAAAAA from Dictyoglomus sp. NZ13-RE01 includes the following:
- a CDS encoding deoxyribodipyrimidine photolyase, translating into MRKERINQLNDRDFNFSGKYVLYCMENAQREDYNHALEFAIQIANEYKKPVVVAFFITDKYKHSNQRYYRFMLEGIIKTKKDIEKRGINFIIRKNDFVNGCLSLSKDAFCIILDKSYLKTQRNWRYKVAEKSDIKVFEVETDVIVPIEVVSKDMVPYAYIYRKKIENLFFEFLYDYQKLEPKIKTELDLESLNFEEVQSYIDILNIDKSIPTVEIYYKGGSDEAESKLKDFIERKLSYYKDFRSDPSKDYQSNLSPYLHFGQISSQKIMVEILKHYDFQDENVQSFYNEAVVWRELARNFCYYNQFYNYYEGIPEWAKKTLEEHLSDKRDYIYDMDTLENAKTHDVYWNSAQKELLITGKMHNYMRMYWAKKLIEWTVHPKKAFDIACYLNDKYELDGRDPNGYAGISWCFGVHDRPWTERKIFGKIRYMSDKGLEKKFDIHKYVKKWITI